The following are encoded together in the Parabacteroides chongii genome:
- a CDS encoding beta-class carbonic anhydrase produces MIDELLVFNKEFVKNKGYEKFITNKYPDKKIAIVSCMDTRLTELLPASLGVKNGDVKVIKNAGAVISHPFGSVIRSLLVAIYDLGVTEIMIIGHSDCGAQHMDSDTMIEAMKKRGIPSDRIDMIRYCGVDFKEWLHGFDSSEGSVRNTVNQVVNHPLIPSDVTVRGFVIDSVTGELTEVKQNV; encoded by the coding sequence ATGATTGACGAATTACTAGTATTTAATAAAGAGTTCGTAAAGAACAAAGGATACGAAAAGTTTATCACGAATAAGTATCCGGACAAGAAAATAGCGATCGTATCCTGTATGGATACCCGTCTGACAGAACTTCTTCCTGCCTCACTGGGGGTCAAGAATGGTGATGTGAAAGTGATCAAGAATGCCGGTGCTGTTATCTCGCATCCGTTTGGTAGTGTGATACGCAGTCTGCTGGTTGCCATTTATGATTTGGGAGTTACTGAGATCATGATCATCGGGCATTCGGATTGCGGGGCACAACATATGGACAGCGATACCATGATAGAAGCCATGAAGAAGCGGGGTATTCCGTCAGATCGTATCGATATGATACGTTATTGCGGAGTCGACTTTAAAGAATGGCTGCATGGTTTTGATTCGTCTGAAGGCTCTGTGAGGAATACAGTAAACCAGGTTGTCAATCATCCGCTGATCCCCTCCGATGTAACGGTTAGAGGCTTTGTAATTGATTCTGTTACAGGCGAATTGACGGAGGTAAAACAGAATGTTTAG
- a CDS encoding aldo/keto reductase: MEYRQLGGSGLYVPVLCLGTATFGGTNGFEGWGHTQVEEARRMINRCLDAGVNLFDTADAYSDGLSEKILGKAMEGLRNKLLISTKATFNLNPESRNAMGSSRFHLIEACEASLKRLNTDHIDIYHMHGFDANTPVEETLRALDDLITAGKIRYIACSNFSGWHLMKALSVSERYGWSRYVAQQVHYSLLNREFEWELMPLGIDQKVGSIIWSPLSAGRLGGRYRRNNPIPADGRVARGGSPIPDEATSYERLYNIMDVLDEIAEETGHTVAQCALNWLLQRPTVSSLIIGASTEEQLKQNLEAVGWNLTPEQVKRLDEASQVTPVYPYWHQAQFPFLNAQIQF, from the coding sequence ATGGAATACAGACAATTAGGAGGTTCAGGGCTATATGTACCCGTACTCTGTTTAGGGACTGCCACTTTTGGAGGCACAAACGGTTTTGAAGGTTGGGGTCATACCCAGGTGGAAGAAGCCAGACGCATGATAAACCGCTGCCTGGATGCGGGCGTAAATCTGTTCGATACCGCAGATGCATACTCTGACGGATTATCTGAAAAAATATTGGGAAAAGCAATGGAAGGGCTGAGAAACAAATTATTGATCTCAACCAAAGCGACATTCAACCTGAACCCGGAAAGCCGCAATGCGATGGGTTCTTCCCGTTTTCATCTGATCGAAGCTTGCGAAGCCAGTCTGAAACGGCTGAACACGGATCATATAGATATTTATCATATGCACGGATTCGATGCCAATACGCCGGTAGAGGAAACGCTTCGTGCACTGGACGATCTGATCACGGCAGGTAAGATACGGTATATCGCCTGTTCCAATTTCTCCGGATGGCATCTGATGAAAGCTTTATCAGTATCCGAACGATATGGCTGGAGCCGCTATGTGGCACAGCAGGTTCATTATTCTTTGCTGAACAGGGAGTTCGAATGGGAGTTGATGCCGCTCGGTATCGATCAGAAGGTTGGCTCTATCATCTGGAGTCCGCTTTCTGCCGGCCGCTTAGGCGGGAGATACAGAAGAAACAATCCGATACCGGCTGACGGACGTGTAGCTCGCGGCGGCAGCCCTATTCCTGACGAAGCGACATCTTACGAACGGTTGTACAATATTATGGATGTATTGGATGAAATAGCCGAAGAGACGGGACATACTGTTGCACAATGTGCGTTGAACTGGTTATTGCAACGTCCTACTGTTTCCAGCCTGATTATTGGAGCCAGCACAGAGGAACAATTAAAACAAAACCTGGAAGCTGTCGGGTGGAATCTGACACCGGAACAGGTAAAACGTTTAGATGAAGCCAGCCAGGTCACTCCCGTTTACCCGTATTGGCATCAGGCACAATTCCCGTTCCTGAATGCACAGATTCAGTTTTAG
- a CDS encoding Cof-type HAD-IIB family hydrolase, with amino-acid sequence MVKAVFFDIDGTLVSFKTHEVPQSTIEALDLLRKKGIKVFIATGRHFSSINNLGDLNFDGYVTLNGGYCFAGDKVIYKHSIPDRDVEALIRYMETEESFPCAFVREKDIYMNYKDETVEEIFNMLNFPEPPIRPMSEIRGETVYQLVSFFTADQEKKIMPILSHCESTRWNPLFTDVVPAGSSKRIGIDKMLEYFRIPLNECVAFGDGGNDVAMLEHAGIGVAMGNAEDDVKQYADYVTDSVDEDGIFKALKHLNII; translated from the coding sequence ATGGTTAAGGCAGTTTTTTTCGATATAGACGGAACATTGGTCAGTTTTAAAACTCACGAAGTACCGCAATCTACTATCGAAGCGTTGGATCTTTTAAGAAAGAAGGGTATTAAGGTTTTTATAGCTACGGGGCGGCATTTCAGTTCCATAAATAATCTGGGCGATTTGAACTTTGACGGATATGTAACGTTGAACGGTGGATATTGTTTTGCTGGTGATAAAGTCATTTATAAGCACAGTATCCCTGACCGGGATGTCGAAGCCCTGATCCGGTATATGGAGACGGAAGAATCTTTCCCGTGTGCCTTTGTCCGGGAGAAAGATATTTATATGAATTATAAAGATGAGACAGTAGAAGAGATATTCAATATGCTGAACTTCCCGGAACCGCCGATCCGCCCGATGAGTGAGATACGCGGTGAGACTGTTTACCAGCTTGTCTCTTTCTTTACTGCCGACCAGGAAAAAAAGATCATGCCGATATTGTCGCATTGTGAATCCACTCGCTGGAATCCTTTGTTTACAGATGTGGTGCCTGCCGGAAGCAGCAAGCGCATAGGGATCGATAAAATGCTGGAATATTTTAGGATACCGTTAAACGAATGCGTGGCATTCGGTGACGGTGGTAACGATGTGGCGATGCTTGAACATGCCGGGATAGGAGTGGCTATGGGCAATGCAGAGGACGATGTGAAACAATATGCCGACTATGTAACCGATTCTGTCGATGAGGACGGAATATTCAAAGCATTAAAACATTTGAACATTATCTGA
- a CDS encoding M28 family metallopeptidase — translation MKRAGLFVASVMLSTTLWAQSPIEKGLNVINKENAEAYIGFLASDELEGREAGFQGGRIAAEYIVSNLKTMGIAPLNDSYYQPFEAYNKERQKRGRFQVHPDSITQLKQGVHQKLSLRNILGKIEGKNPNEYVIIGAHYDHLGFDPMLEGDQIYNGADDNASGISAVLQVAEAFLASGQQPERTVIFAFWDGEEKGLLGSEYFVQNCSFLKDIKGYLNYDMIGRNSNESVPEQVDYFYTEANKAFGDWLKNDIKKYGLNLKPIYHAWDKPVGGSDNGSFAKREIPIIWYHTNGHPDYHMPSDHVEKINWNKIVDITKASFLNMWNLANEKKY, via the coding sequence ATGAAAAGAGCAGGTTTATTTGTAGCATCCGTCATGCTATCTACAACCCTTTGGGCACAGTCGCCTATTGAAAAAGGACTGAATGTAATCAATAAAGAGAATGCTGAGGCATATATCGGTTTTTTGGCCAGTGATGAACTGGAAGGGCGTGAAGCCGGTTTTCAGGGAGGACGTATTGCCGCTGAATATATCGTTTCCAATCTGAAGACCATGGGGATTGCCCCTTTGAATGATTCTTATTATCAGCCTTTTGAAGCTTATAATAAGGAACGTCAGAAGAGAGGACGTTTCCAAGTGCATCCGGATTCGATCACGCAGTTGAAACAAGGCGTACATCAGAAATTATCCTTGCGCAATATCCTGGGAAAGATAGAAGGAAAGAATCCGAATGAATACGTTATCATCGGAGCACACTATGATCACCTGGGTTTCGATCCGATGCTGGAGGGGGATCAGATTTATAACGGTGCCGACGATAATGCTTCCGGCATATCGGCAGTTCTGCAGGTAGCGGAAGCTTTTCTGGCATCGGGCCAGCAACCGGAACGTACCGTGATCTTTGCTTTTTGGGATGGGGAAGAAAAGGGATTGCTGGGTTCCGAATATTTTGTACAGAACTGTTCTTTCCTGAAAGATATTAAGGGATATCTGAACTATGATATGATCGGCCGTAACTCGAATGAATCAGTTCCCGAACAGGTCGATTATTTCTATACGGAAGCCAACAAGGCTTTCGGCGACTGGCTGAAGAATGACATCAAGAAATACGGTCTGAACCTGAAGCCGATCTATCATGCCTGGGACAAGCCGGTAGGAGGGAGCGACAATGGTTCTTTTGCCAAACGTGAGATACCTATTATCTGGTATCATACCAACGGCCATCCGGACTATCACATGCCAAGCGACCATGTCGAAAAGATTAACTGGAACAAGATTGTCGATATAACGAAAGCCTCTTTCCTTAACATGTGGAATCTGGCGAATGAAAAGAAATATTAA
- a CDS encoding FKBP-type peptidyl-prolyl cis-trans isomerase, whose translation MKSIYVALCWVVVMMLGLPACSDDDGKTIPAHTEEEKLWIADNQKYFQERKEYLEDDGQLLYSRLVVEEDTLLYRILETGQVDSFPTLDSKVKVSMLGILPVSKTIIVGTEDGNPIDEELDLDSPNLIKGLSALLLKIRKGERVETIIPYQLGYGEKNYSNPYIPLCSTLQFTFTVKEFK comes from the coding sequence ATGAAATCAATTTATGTGGCCCTATGTTGGGTGGTGGTGATGATGCTCGGTTTACCGGCTTGTAGTGATGACGATGGGAAAACAATACCGGCCCATACGGAAGAAGAGAAATTATGGATTGCTGATAATCAGAAATATTTTCAGGAAAGAAAGGAGTACTTGGAAGATGATGGGCAATTGTTGTATAGCCGATTGGTAGTAGAAGAAGACACACTCTTGTATCGTATACTGGAAACTGGCCAGGTAGATTCTTTTCCGACTTTAGATTCTAAAGTAAAAGTTTCTATGTTGGGAATACTTCCAGTTTCAAAGACGATTATCGTGGGCACCGAAGATGGAAATCCGATAGATGAAGAATTGGATTTGGATAGTCCGAATCTTATTAAAGGTTTATCTGCTCTTTTACTAAAAATTCGTAAAGGAGAGAGGGTAGAAACTATAATCCCTTATCAGTTGGGATACGGGGAAAAAAATTATTCCAATCCATATATACCCTTGTGTTCAACGCTTCAGTTTACTTTTACAGTGAAAGAGTTTAAGTAA